A region of the Salvelinus alpinus chromosome 24, SLU_Salpinus.1, whole genome shotgun sequence genome:
tcggaagtttacatacacttaggttggattcattaactcgtttttcaaccactccacaaatttcttgttaacaaactatagttttggcaagtcggttagaacatctactttgtgcagaacaagtaatttttccaacatttgtttacagacagattatttaatttataattcaatgtatcacaatcccagtgtgtcagaagtttacatacactaagttgactgtgcctttaaacagcttggaacattccacaagataatgtcatggctttagaagtttctgataggctaattgacataatttgagtcaattggaggtgtacctgggatgtatttcaaggcctaccttcaaactcagtgcctctttgcttgacatcatgggaaaatcaaaataaatcagccaagaccccaggggaaaagttgtagacctccaagtctggttcatccttaggagcaatttccaaatgcctgaaggtaccacgttcatctgtacaaacaatagtacgcaaatataaacaccatgggaccacgcagccgtcataccgctcaggaagaagacgcgttctgtctcctagagatgaatgtaatttggtgcgagaagtgcaaatcaatcccagaacaacagcaaaggactttgtgaagatgcaggaggaaacgggtacaaaagtatctatatccacagtacaacgagtcctatatcgacataccgctcagcaaggaagaagccactgctccaaaaccgccataaaaagccagactacggtttgcaactgcacatggggacaatgtcctttttggagaaatgtcctctggtctgatgaaacaaaaatagaactgtttggccataatgaccatcgttatgttttgaggaaaaagggggtgggagacttgcaagccgaagaacaccaaccgtgaagcactggggtggcagcatcatgttgtggggtgctttgctgcaggagggactggtgcacttcacaaaatagatggcatcatgaggtaggaaaatgatgtggatatattgaagcaacatctcaagacatcagtcaggaagttaaagcttggtcgcaaatgggtctgccaagtggacaatgaccccaagcatacttccaaagttgtggcaaaatgggttaaggacaacaaagtcaaggtattggagtggccatcagaaagccctgacctcaatcccattagaaaatttgtgggcagaactgaaaaagcgtgtgcgagcaaggagtcctcctgtggggagcttgtggaaggctacctgaaatgtttgacccaagttaaccttTTTTGGCACATgaaccgctagcgggacacctacgacaacatccggtgaaattgcggagcgcgaaattcaaaatacaaaaatcgtaatattaaacattcatgaaaatacaaggtGTCAttcatcatttaaaagcttaacttcttgttaatccaactgcattgtcagatttcaaaaaggctttactgtgAAAGCTTACCatcgattatctgaggacagcgccccacacaaatactttttcaaccagcacaggcgtcacaaaatcacaaatattGGTTAAATAAATCACgtaccttttgaagatcttcctctgtttgcattcccaagggtcccagctacacaatgaatggtcgttttcttcgataaagtcctttataTCCAAAtaggtctgtttagttggcgccaatgatctcagtaatccactcgttcaacatacAAACTAATCCAAAAAGTTACCAGTAAAGTTCGTCCAAACGATGTTTCTAATGAATCCTCGGGTACTCTATCTAAAATAAACGATAATATTTGAGATGGAGAATAGTATGTTGAATAGGGtagataaataacgaagagcgCTCACCTCTTTCACGCTCCAACAAGACCACTTTTCTTATGAGACACCTTGTAGTTCTTCCAACTacttgttcatttttcaaaaaacaagcctgaaaccccttctaaagactgacatctagtggaagccataggaactgcaatatgGGTGTTATCTATTTGTATTCCCATAGGCAAGCACTGAAATGCACTGTGACCTCAATTTTATTTATTTCCGGGTGGATTTTCCTGGGGTTTTCGCATGCCAtaccagttctgttatactcagacattttaacagttttagaaacttcagatggTTTTCTATCTAATGCGACCaactatatgcatattctagcttctgggcctgatttaacaggcagtttactttgacaCGTCAGTCATCTGAAATTCCGAACAAAAACCAGTCTCCAaaacaggttaaacaatttaaaggcaatgataccacatactaattgagtgtaagtaaacttctgacccactggaatgtgatgaaagaaaaaaagaaaaaaaaagctgaaatgtataattctctctactattattctgacatttcacattcttaaaataaagtggtgatcctaactaacctacgacagggcatttttactagaattaaatgtcaggaattgtgagaactgagtttaaatgtatttggctgaggtgtatgtaaacttccgactttaactgtgtgtatgtgtgttgctctttctccactgtcctcctccactctccaggTCTTCCCCGCACACCCCACCCAGCAGAGCTCTCCccctactaccctctctctcctggaGGCATGGGACACATGACACATCCCTTGGGCTGGCTGTGAGTCACACACTCACATTCACCATCTTGTGATGGATACAATGATGGTTTAGTTTATTTTGCTAACAATTTCTAGCCGAACGAATGATATTGCAACACAAGTGACactgtttcccctctctctctttgtctccaggCCGGGCCAGTCTATGTACGGTATTCCAGCGGGGGGGTTTAGACCATCCTACCCTGCAGCTCTCGCCATGAACTCTTCTATGTCCAGGTACAGCTCACCTAATCACTCACACACATCCATGTATTACTGCTCTGGAGTCTTAGTACTATAGAGACTGGACTTATATCTGTAAAGCAAGGGCTTTCAAACTGTTTGTGGCCTAGACCCCTTTTGAAGTGGAACATTTGTCAGGGACCCCCTCATAATTTATAACGACTTGAGTGAGATAAAAATAGCATAGAATAATTTTTACGGTGACTTTGGCAGTGCGTGGCCGGACGAACCAAGTGTCGGGCCCTGGGAAAGAACATTTTTAAAGGCCTGCCTTTTGGCATCggtgagaaaatgttgcagtgtTCAAGCAAATTTTCTGCAATTTTACACAATTTGTCATGTGGCAGAGATTTATGTTGTTGCCGCATTAAAGCTAATATCCTAGAATTCTACACAATTTGCCATAACGCAGAGAGACAACGTAGCCTTTTTTATTAAAGCTTAAGTTAAATACAAGAAGTATTGAGTTGGATAATGGGTaattggtggagtactgtggataccaatatccTCCGGTGAGCCTCCCTGGTTCATGTTGCCCAGGGTTGTTAACATCAACTGaagacaatttttttttattgatccCTCAACTTATTACACGAATCCCTTGGTCAAAATTTGTTTCATCGGTTATTAGTAATATGCATAAAAAAATATCATTATATTTTGAGCTCTTGCCCCGGACCCACTTTGCAGTACCTGCGTGGACCCACTTTGAGAACCTCTGCTGTAATAAATACAATCATGTCATTTCAAATGGTATTTATGCTTTATGGACCTGTGTGTGATTGACAGCTTGGTGGCCAGTCGTTTCTCGCCCCACATGGTCCCGTCCCTGCAGACGTCTGTCCCTCACCCTGCCATCGTTTCCACGGCGATCAAACAGGAACCAAGAGACGGCAACCGTCACGGGTACGCATACACACACCTTTCTATCACACACGTTAACACCTCTTGCTAActcactgactgtctgtctggtgtgtgtaggtgtggcgTATCCatgggggacagagagaaagaggaggagaagaagcccCATGTGAAGAAGCCTCTGAATGCCTTTATGTTGTACATGAAGGAGCAGAGACCCAAGGTGGTGGCAGAGTGCACGCTGAAGGAGAGCGCTGCCATCAACCAGATACTGGGACGCAGGGTAAGTGTGCTAGCACACTGTCTTTCTTTGGAGGATTATACAATGGGTGTGTTCATACTGAAAACTGTTGTCGATGGCCTATGCTCCAGAAGGGAGTATGTGTTAAccctttgtgtatgtgtgtgtgtctacagtggcACTCTCTATCTCGTGAGGAGCAGTCAAAATACTACGATATGGCCCGCAAAGAGAGACAGCTACACTCCCAACTCTACCCTGGATGGTCAGCTAGAGACAACTACGTAAGTACTATAGTAAACATTTAGTAGTGATTTGATTGGTTGCTTTGAGATGGAGGGTGTGATGTGATTGGTTGTTTGTGTGCAGGggaagagaaagaagaggaagagagatggcaGGCCAGAGACTGCTCCAGATGGCCAAATAACACACACCCAGTCTGCTGCTCCAGAGGGTAAGTGGACTCCAAGACCAGAAAATTATGAGAGCATGAAGTGACCAAACTATATTTTTTGACATTACTGGAAACTTACAGCAATGACTGATCAGTGTTTTATTTTGTCTCTCCAGAGCACTTCTCTCCACAGCCCAAGAAGTCATGTGTGTCGTATGGAACTCAGGAGAGGCCCAGTGTttctcacacacacctgacacacacacacctgtcccagGCTAGTCCCGCCTCCTCCCTGGACTCTCCAGCCACGCCCACCACTGCTCTGGCCTCCCCTGCCGCTcccgcacccacacacactgaacacacacactctcactctgaGCACACACATCCCGAGCAGGTCCAGCCCCTCTCCCTCACCACCAAACCCCCCCGCCCACACTCGCACAGGGAGACACACGGTCAGACTTACACCCACATCCAGTCTCATACACACCCACACttgttcactcacacacacctgccCCTCACCACTAAGACCACTTCATCTCAatcctcttcctctcatccccccttttctccccacaTGAGCTCATCCAGTAACCAGACTCCGTCGCTCCTTACTGGACCAATCCCCTTCGCCTCTGGCTTAGCCCCTACCACCTCCATCCACCAATCAACGATGAGCTCCCATCATGCCATGCTCCAGTCccagcctctctccctcgtcACCAGAAATAATCATTGAAACCCAAAGAcgctaaccacagatctaggataaaATTGTGCTATGCCCAGTCCTAACCTTAAGCATTACACTAcccctaaccactgatctaggatcaaatTTTCCCTAACCGTAAGCATTACACTACCCCCTGATCCCATATTCATGGGTGGGATGAAAAACtatctgaccctgtatcagtggATAGCAGAGTACTCTACTCTGGGCAGGGGTGAACAACTCCTTGAGGGTTTTAGCTCCAGAGCAGTAATACACCCAATTCAAATAGTGGTTTAAATGAAGATCATGGTTAGTTGAATCATGTGCTGGGCTGGGGAAAAGCCTGCAATAACCAATGGCCCCTGTTGCCTTCAGATTAGGATCAACTTTTTCCTACTCTATTTTTTTTGCCTCTTTTTGTTGTTTGTAAATAAAGTTTTTTAACCTTTTCTAGATAGTAGAACTGGTTTTATTAGTATGAAAAGAAAACAATTATTGGTCAATATTTGACCACCTCTTTTTAACTTGTCTTCGTGAAACCAAGCATATTTTTAGTCAAATGGTATTGTAGAATATTACCTTTTTTTGATGAATTTGTCCAATTTGTTACTTGTATGAAATACAAAAAATGTAAAGgcacatttttttaaagaaaaatagATCAAAGTAATAATTTCTGTCTTTGGTAGTAATGAGTGCAgatctgttctccctctctcccctattCTTTTATAAATCCCCCCTCTCCTGTATGACTGAGTCTTTGTTGATAATAAACATCTACTTATTTCTGAAACGTGTCATTGTCCGTATCTGtgtgtttctgttcctgtgtggTCTTTGCCTTTGGTAGGATGGTCTTTGACATGAACTCAAGGCAACTTCAATGGATCTCATCATTGAAGCTAGTTGTTTCTTAACAAACATAAAATGTTTGACCAGCAGAAGTAACACGTTTTAGATATGGTCTTTGTCCAAGAACATGTTTCCGTAACTCAACCCTTATTGCTACAATAAACAAACTACAAAGTGCAGTAACTGGGTGTGTTCCAGAAACACCCAATATGTTGCAGAAACTATCGGACTAATTTAATAATATATGATCGTCTAACAATCTAAGCAGGGCTTAGCATAATTTGGGTATGTGTGCGCACGGACCAGTTTTGGTGTCCCTGTACCATCCCTGGGTAAACTGGTTATGACATGTTTGCTTTATTAAACTGTTTCAGTTCGGTGTCTGATCTGCTTCCTGAAGGAACGCCGCTTACTGTAAATTAATCTTTAGAGAAAAGCAATAGCTCAGAAGCACAATTTTATCAGCAATGAAGCAATAATGTGTGGCAGGGTTGGGGTCGATTCCATTTAAATTTGTCAACTCCGAAATCAAACCATGttcctaattgaaaagcattggaAATTTTTGCAGAC
Encoded here:
- the LOC139552142 gene encoding transcription factor 7-like 1-B isoform X2 — protein: MPQLDGGGGDDLGANDELISFKDEGEQEEKTAENVSSERDLDDVKSSLVNETENNSSSSDSEAGSHRRPQQHRPDWESYVRQREFFAEALRQQHDSGLFKASPYAGYPLLMIPDLGNLANLSHLGNLGNPYLSPGALSPGARTYLQMKWPMLDVPGTSALKDPRSTSPAHMSNKVPVVQHGHLPPFSPLLSYSPDPFPPRTPPHLSPDTGLPRTPHPAELSPYYPLSPGGMGHMTHPLGWLPGQSMYGIPAGGFRPSYPAALAMNSSMSSLVASRFSPHMVPSLQTSVPHPAIVSTAIKQEPRDGNRHGCGVSMGDREKEEEKKPHVKKPLNAFMLYMKEQRPKVVAECTLKESAAINQILGRRWHSLSREEQSKYYDMARKERQLHSQLYPGWSARDNYGKRKKRKRDGRPETAPDGQITHTQSAAPEEHFSPQPKKSCVSYGTQERPSVSHTHLTHTHLSQASPASSLDSPATPTTALASPAAPAPTHTEHTHSHSEHTHPEQVQPLSLTTKPPRPHSHRETHGQTYTHIQSHTHPHLFTHTHLPLTTKTTSSQSSSSHPPFSPHMSSSSNQTPSLLTGPIPFASGLAPTTSIHQSTMSSHHAMLQSQPLSLVTRNNH
- the LOC139552142 gene encoding transcription factor 7-like 1-B isoform X1, which translates into the protein MPQLDGGGGDDLGANDELISFKDEGEQEEKTAENVSSERDLDDVKSSLVNETENNSSSSDSEQAGSHRRPQQHRPDWESYVRQREFFAEALRQQHDSGLFKASPYAGYPLLMIPDLGNLANLSHLGNLGNPYLSPGALSPGARTYLQMKWPMLDVPGTSALKDPRSTSPAHMSNKVPVVQHGHLPPFSPLLSYSPDPFPPRTPPHLSPDTGLPRTPHPAELSPYYPLSPGGMGHMTHPLGWLPGQSMYGIPAGGFRPSYPAALAMNSSMSSLVASRFSPHMVPSLQTSVPHPAIVSTAIKQEPRDGNRHGCGVSMGDREKEEEKKPHVKKPLNAFMLYMKEQRPKVVAECTLKESAAINQILGRRWHSLSREEQSKYYDMARKERQLHSQLYPGWSARDNYGKRKKRKRDGRPETAPDGQITHTQSAAPEEHFSPQPKKSCVSYGTQERPSVSHTHLTHTHLSQASPASSLDSPATPTTALASPAAPAPTHTEHTHSHSEHTHPEQVQPLSLTTKPPRPHSHRETHGQTYTHIQSHTHPHLFTHTHLPLTTKTTSSQSSSSHPPFSPHMSSSSNQTPSLLTGPIPFASGLAPTTSIHQSTMSSHHAMLQSQPLSLVTRNNH